A window from Gopherus flavomarginatus isolate rGopFla2 chromosome 4, rGopFla2.mat.asm, whole genome shotgun sequence encodes these proteins:
- the MRPL33 gene encoding 39S ribosomal protein L33, mitochondrial isoform X2 — protein MFLTVAALAKKAKSKYILVRMVSAAGTGYCYNIKRARLQEKLVLLKYDPIVNQRVLFTEKRKIRSI, from the exons ATGTTCCTGACGGTGGCTGCCT TGGCCAAAAAAGCCAAATCCAA GTACATCCTTGTGAGGATGGTGAGTGCAGCAGGGACGGGCTACTGTTACAACATCAAGAGAGCCCGACTACAGGAGAAATTGGTCCTGCTAAAATATGATCCCATTG TGAACCAACGTGTTCTCTtcacagagaagagaaaaatacgtTCCATCTGA
- the MRPL33 gene encoding 39S ribosomal protein L33, mitochondrial isoform X1, with amino-acid sequence MMGEIKLDVWHSLPIQVAKKAKSKYILVRMVSAAGTGYCYNIKRARLQEKLVLLKYDPIVNQRVLFTEKRKIRSI; translated from the exons ATGATGGGGGAAATAAAGCTGGATGTTTGGCATAGCCTGCCTATACAAG TGGCCAAAAAAGCCAAATCCAA GTACATCCTTGTGAGGATGGTGAGTGCAGCAGGGACGGGCTACTGTTACAACATCAAGAGAGCCCGACTACAGGAGAAATTGGTCCTGCTAAAATATGATCCCATTG TGAACCAACGTGTTCTCTtcacagagaagagaaaaatacgtTCCATCTGA